One Ardenticatenales bacterium DNA segment encodes these proteins:
- a CDS encoding PQQ-dependent sugar dehydrogenase, whose amino-acid sequence MNQHLSRLILFLMLGAVLLFAAFFASEAVFSSGSAFNFVPVLRKSGPPPTSIQLEVVVTDLNSHTVTDITAPPDDPRIFLVYREGMIDIVQNGVVLPTPFLDISADVSTLNWEEGLLGLVFHPDYAENGVFFVSYTATQTTKVTIARYHVDAGNPNLADAGSRQLLMSIPKPVDEDSGLVSPVHNGGDLHFGPDGYLYIAVGDGGPDPYIGSGIPGDPNNNAQEKDVLLGKILRIDVDQAGGLPPDCGLADAPYTVPLTNPFTEESDHESEDDSAYGADHESEDDEPVCAEIWALGLRNPWRFSFDSVTGDMYIGDVGEWLREEVSFQPAGQGGLNYGWHCYEGDINYAALFPDAIDCDLETEYTPPLLTYAHFPGCSVIGGVVYRGEQFPTLWGQYLYADLCSGEIWRYSTVNPVGEKAPLGDFPVFWTVLAPGPAGELYASGYFVDGGTGPPTLFRLIVP is encoded by the coding sequence ATGAACCAACACCTGTCGCGGCTCATATTGTTTCTCATGCTGGGCGCGGTTTTGTTATTCGCGGCGTTTTTTGCTTCTGAAGCCGTCTTTTCCAGCGGCAGCGCCTTCAACTTCGTTCCCGTCCTGCGCAAATCTGGCCCACCCCCCACATCCATCCAACTGGAAGTCGTCGTTACCGATCTTAATTCGCACACCGTCACGGACATCACCGCGCCACCGGACGACCCGCGCATCTTTCTCGTCTACCGCGAGGGGATGATAGACATCGTACAGAATGGTGTCGTTCTACCGACGCCGTTTCTGGACATCAGTGCTGACGTGAGCACGTTGAACTGGGAGGAGGGTTTGCTTGGTCTTGTGTTCCATCCCGACTATGCCGAAAATGGCGTTTTTTTCGTGTCGTACACGGCGACGCAGACCACGAAAGTGACTATTGCCCGTTATCACGTTGATGCCGGCAATCCCAATCTCGCAGATGCCGGCAGCCGCCAACTCCTCATGTCCATTCCCAAGCCGGTTGACGAGGATAGCGGCCTTGTCAGTCCCGTCCACAATGGCGGCGACCTCCACTTTGGCCCGGATGGCTACCTTTACATCGCCGTGGGAGATGGGGGTCCCGACCCTTACATTGGCAGCGGCATTCCCGGCGACCCGAACAACAACGCGCAAGAAAAAGATGTCCTTCTGGGCAAAATTTTGCGCATCGACGTAGACCAAGCCGGCGGCCTACCCCCGGACTGTGGCCTCGCCGACGCCCCTTATACCGTCCCCCTGACCAACCCCTTCACCGAGGAATCCGACCACGAATCCGAAGATGACAGCGCCTACGGAGCCGACCACGAATCCGAAGATGACGAGCCTGTCTGCGCCGAAATATGGGCGTTGGGGCTGCGCAACCCATGGCGGTTCTCTTTCGACAGCGTCACGGGTGACATGTACATTGGTGACGTAGGCGAATGGCTGCGGGAAGAGGTGAGTTTTCAGCCGGCGGGTCAGGGCGGGCTTAATTATGGATGGCACTGCTACGAAGGAGACATCAACTACGCCGCGTTGTTCCCCGATGCGATTGACTGTGATCTCGAAACCGAATACACGCCGCCGCTGTTGACGTACGCCCACTTTCCCGGCTGTTCGGTTATTGGCGGCGTGGTCTATCGCGGCGAGCAGTTCCCCACGCTTTGGGGGCAGTATCTGTATGCGGACCTGTGCAGCGGGGAGATATGGCGCTATTCCACCGTCAATCCGGTCGGCGAAAAGGCGCCGCTGGGCGATTTCCCCGTTTTTTGGACGGTACTCGCTCCCGGACCCGCAGGTGAATTGTACGCCAGTGGCTACTTTGTCGATGGCGGAACGGGGCCGCCGACGCTATTTCGCCTGATTGTTCCCTGA
- a CDS encoding DUF92 domain-containing protein, translated as MIENVTIAFLISLIIAALAFWRGSLSPSGLFGALLVGTFTFGFGGWVWGVLLGIFFVTSSLLSHFKESAKQEAAEKFDKGHSRDIGQALANGGLGALLALLNVAAPSPLWFPFFIGVMATVNADTWATELGTLSRRPPRLITTGQVVAVGTSGGISPLGTLVSLAGGALIGGIAGILHPQLPFLPALFLGGVAGLAGSLFDSLLGATVQQIYYCDVCQKDTERKIHKCGHPTRPWRGWSWLNNDLVNLFASVAGGLVAVGLAWILL; from the coding sequence ATGATTGAAAACGTCACCATCGCTTTTCTCATCAGCCTGATCATCGCCGCCCTGGCCTTCTGGCGCGGCTCACTCTCCCCCTCTGGTCTTTTTGGGGCGCTGCTGGTAGGCACATTCACCTTTGGCTTTGGCGGCTGGGTGTGGGGCGTGCTTTTGGGCATCTTTTTCGTCACTTCTAGCCTGCTTTCCCACTTCAAGGAATCCGCCAAACAAGAGGCGGCGGAGAAGTTCGACAAAGGTCATTCACGGGATATCGGGCAGGCGCTGGCCAACGGCGGGCTGGGCGCGCTGCTGGCGCTGCTGAACGTGGCCGCGCCCTCTCCTCTATGGTTCCCCTTCTTTATTGGCGTCATGGCGACGGTGAACGCGGATACGTGGGCCACGGAACTGGGTACGCTCAGCCGCCGCCCGCCGCGCTTGATCACCACGGGGCAGGTCGTGGCCGTGGGCACGTCGGGGGGGATTTCGCCACTGGGGACGCTGGTTTCGTTGGCGGGCGGGGCGTTGATCGGAGGAATTGCCGGCATTCTCCACCCCCAACTTCCCTTCCTCCCAGCCCTCTTCCTCGGTGGGGTGGCCGGACTGGCCGGCTCCCTGTTCGACAGCTTGCTGGGAGCCACCGTGCAGCAAATCTACTACTGCGATGTCTGTCAGAAAGACACCGAACGCAAAATTCACAAATGTGGCCATCCTACCCGCCCCTGGCGTGGCTGGTCCTGGCTGAACAATGACCTCGTCAACCTGTTCGCCTCCGTCGCCGGCGGCCTGGTTGCCGTGGGACTGGCCTGGATTTTACTATGA